In Variovorax paradoxus, a single genomic region encodes these proteins:
- a CDS encoding sigma-70 family RNA polymerase sigma factor, protein MSALPRAPSANSATERQAMPDDQLMLAYAQGDAAAFDVLYARHEGGLFRFVKRLLGARLAAQADEVFQDTWVRIISARDSFSPQGATWRTWAFTIAHNLAMDRLRVSGREVALDAHPDNDSDPVPTLDRGVRGAVDAAAHPSAEELAFWRAAGRRLLACLDELPTDQRAAFLLHHEDGLTVEALAASLEIGFETVRSRLRYGLQKLRGCMARYLAVLEQRA, encoded by the coding sequence ATGTCCGCGCTTCCCCGCGCCCCTTCCGCCAACAGCGCCACCGAGCGACAGGCCATGCCCGACGACCAGTTGATGCTGGCCTACGCGCAAGGCGATGCCGCCGCGTTCGACGTGCTCTACGCGCGCCACGAAGGCGGGCTGTTCCGCTTCGTCAAGCGGCTGCTGGGCGCGCGGCTGGCGGCGCAGGCCGATGAGGTGTTCCAGGACACCTGGGTGCGGATCATCTCTGCGCGCGACAGCTTCTCGCCGCAGGGCGCGACGTGGCGCACCTGGGCCTTCACCATCGCGCACAACCTCGCGATGGACCGCCTGCGCGTGAGCGGGCGCGAAGTGGCGCTCGACGCGCATCCCGACAACGACAGCGACCCCGTGCCCACGCTCGACCGCGGCGTGCGCGGCGCGGTGGACGCTGCCGCGCACCCGTCGGCCGAGGAACTCGCGTTCTGGCGCGCCGCGGGCCGCCGTTTGCTCGCCTGCCTCGACGAACTGCCGACCGACCAGCGTGCTGCGTTCCTGCTGCACCATGAAGACGGCCTGACCGTCGAGGCGCTGGCCGCGAGCCTGGAGATCGGGTTCGAGACCGTGCGCAGCCGCCTGCGCTACGGCCTGCAGAAGCTGCGCGGCTGCATGGCGCGTTACCTGGCGGTGCTGGAGCAGCGGGCATGA